The following coding sequences are from one Onychomys torridus chromosome 16, mOncTor1.1, whole genome shotgun sequence window:
- the Mapk8ip2 gene encoding LOW QUALITY PROTEIN: C-Jun-amino-terminal kinase-interacting protein 2 (The sequence of the model RefSeq protein was modified relative to this genomic sequence to represent the inferred CDS: deleted 1 base in 1 codon), whose amino-acid sequence MADRAEMFSLSTFHSLSPPGCRPPQDISLEEFDDEDLSEITDDCGLGLSYDSDHCEKDSLSLGRSEQPHPICSFQDDFQEFEMIDDNEEEEEDEEEEEEEEEEGDGEGKAGGGSGSEALVGETLLPSPSLEESHKHRPTTLHLTTLGAQDSLNNNNGGFTSAPPSSWQETVLRSPAQEPVKELPAPVMPAEEEPHEVRSLVHPGCDCEGNQPPEPPVLGGASPSSDPGIEADLRSHSSGGHEGRRSSQELSSPGSDSEDAGGARLGRMISSISETELELSSDGGSSSSGRSSHLTNSIEEASSPASEPEPEPEALHEPPRRPAFLPVGHDDTNSEYESGSESEPDLSEDADSPWLLSNLVSRMISEGSSPIRCPGQCLSPAPRLPEEATSQASRVPQDCQDPEAVAGPHVELVDMDTLCGSPPPAPAAPRLGPAQPGPCLFLSNPTRDTITPLWATPGRTARPGRSCSAACSEEEDEDEEEEEEEEDDAEDSVVPPGSRSTGSSAPLDASLVYDAVKYTLVVDEHTQLELVSLRRCAGLGNDSEEDSSCEASEEEAGATLLGCDQVPGDASPDSPDLTFSKKFLNVFVNSTSRSSSTESFGLFSCLVNGEEREQTHRAVFRFIPRHPDELELDVDDPVLVEAEEDDFWFRGFNMRTGERGVFPAFYAHAVPGPAKDLLGSKRSPCWVERFDVQFLGSVEVPCHQGNGILCAAMQKIATARKLTVHLRPPASCDLEISLRGVKLSLSGGGPEFQRCSHFFQMKNISFCGCHPRNSCYFGFITKHPLLSRFACHVFVSQESMRPVAQSVGRAFLEYYQEHLAFACPTEDIYLE is encoded by the exons ATGGCGGATCGCGCGGAGATGTTTTCCCTCTCCACCTTCCACTCGCTGTCGCCTCCGGGCTGCAG gcctccccAGGACATAAGCCTGGAAGAATTTGATGATGAAGACCTGTCTGAGATCACCGACGACTGCGGACTGGGCCTTAGCTACGATTCAGACCACTGCGAGAAG GACAGCCTCTCCCTGGGTCGCTCAGAGCAGCCACACCCCATCTGTTCCTTCCAAGATGATTTCCAGGAGTTTGAGATGATCGATGacaatgaggaggaagaagaggatgaggaggaagaggaggaagaggaggaagaaggagatggggagggcaaggcaggaggaggatCTGGTTCAGAGGCACTTGTTGGAGagacccttcttccctctccttccctagaGGAGTCCCACAAGCACCGACCCACCACCCTCCACCTGACCACACTCGGGGCGCAG GACTCCTTGAACAATAACAACGGCGGCTTTACCTCTGCACCCCCATCCTCCTGGCAGGAGACAGTGCTGCGTTCCCCAGCCCAGGAGCCCGTTAAAG AGCTCCCGGCCCCTGTCATGCCCGCTGAAGAAGAGCCCCATGAGGTACGGTCTCTGGTACACCCTGGTTGTGACTGTGAAGGGAACCAACCCCCAGAGCCACCGGTGTTAGGTGGGGCCTCGCCTTCCTCTGATCCTGGTATTGAGGCTGACTTGAGAAGCCACTCCAGTGGAGGCCACGAGGGCCGGCGAAGCAGCCAGGAGCTCTCATCGCCAGGCTCGGACTCTGAGGATGCAGGTGGTGCACGCCTGGGCCGCATGATCTCGTCCATTTCTGAGACGGAGCTGGAGCTGAGTAGCgacggcggcagcagcagcagcggccgCTCATCACATCTCACCAACTCTATCGAGGAGGCTTCCTCGCCAGCCTcagagcctgagcctgagccagAGGCACTGCATGAACCTCCCCGCCGCCCTGCCTTCCTGCCCGTGGGCCATGATGACACCAACAGCGAGTATGAGTCCGGCTCTGAGTCTGAGCCTGACCTCAGCGAGGATGCCGACTCGCCCTGGCTGCTCAGCAACTTAGTGAGCCGCATGATCTCTGAGGGCTCCTCGCCCATCCGTTGCCCGGGCCAGTGCTtatctccagcaccacgtctgccagAAGAGGCAACATCACAGGCCAGCCGGGTACCCCAGGACTGCCAAGACCCTGAGGCGGTAGCAGGGCCCCACGTGGAGTTGGTGGACATGGACACCCTCTGCGGGTCACCTCCGCCGGCCCCTGCAGCGCCTCGGCTTGGCCCTGCGCAGCCTGGGCCCTGCCTTTTCCTCAGTAACCCGACACGGGATACCATCACCCCGCTGTGGGCCACACCGGGCCGCACTGCCCGCCCTGGCCGCTCCTGCTCCGCTGCCTGCtcggaggaggaggatgaggacgaagaggaggaggaggaggaggaggacgatgCAGAGGACAGCGTGGTCCCTCCTGGTTCTAGGAGTACC GGGTCTAGTGCGCCGCTGGATGCCTCGCTCGTGTATGATGCGGTTAAGTACACACTAGTCGTGGATGAGCACACTCAGCTAGAGCTGGTGAGCCTGCGGCGCTGTGCAGGCCTGGGCAACGACAGTGAAGAGGACAGCAGCTGCGAGGCCAGTGAGGAAGAGGCCGGAGCTACATTACTAGGTTGTGACCAGGTGCCAGGGGATGCGTCTCCTGACAGTCCGGAcctcaccttctccaagaagttccTCAATGTCTTTGTCAACAGCACATCTCGATCCTCCA GCACTGAGTCCTTTGGTCTTTTCTCCTGTCTGGTCAacggggaggagagagagcagacacACCGGGCTGTCTTCAG GTTCATCCCTCGGCATCCAGATGAACTGGAGTTGGACGTGGATGACCCCGTGTTGGTGGAAGCTGAAGAGGATGACTTTTGGTTTCGTGGCTTCAACATGCGTACTGGCGAGCGTGGAGTGTTCCCTGCCTTCTATGCCCATGCGGTGCCCGGTCCTGCCAAGGACCTGCTAG ggaGCAAGCGGAGCCCTTGCTGGGTGGAACGCTTTGATGTGCAGTTCTTGGGCTCCGTGGAAGTACCGTGTCACCAGGGCAACGGCATCCTGTGTGCAGCCATGCAAAAG ATTGCCACAGCCCGGAAGCTAACCGTGCACCTGCGCCCTCCTGCCTCCTGTGACCTTGAGATCTCTCTGAGGGGGGTCAAGCTGAGTCTGAGCGGTGGAGGACCTGAG TTCCAGCGCTGCAGTCACTTCTTCCAGATGAAGAACATCTCATTCTGTGGCTGTCACCCCCGAAACAGCTG TTATTTTGGCTTCATCACCAAACACCCGCTGCTAAGCCGCTTTGCCTGCCATGTCTTTGTGTCCCAGGAGTCTATGAGACCAGTGGCGCAGAGCGTGGG CCGGGCCTTCCTGGAGTACTACCAGGAGCACCTGGCATTTGCCTGCCCCACAGAGGATATCTACCTGGAGTAG